TGATTTATGGTATGAGTAATAGTAGGTATTGAGAACTTGATTGATCTTTTTAGCATGtgcattaaatatttttccataTCGATGGtattcttttatgtttttatatgTTGTCACACGCATAGCATACATGAAATCATATGATTATAATCCGCGAAATCCAAAGGATCTAGTTCCAGAGGGGAAGTTGATATGAATTTTATTCATGGGTACTTAAGGACCGGATCTGGATGGAGTgatggtattttttttttactcgaGGGTTCTACTGATCGGCATTGATGGCAGCATATGAATCTCGCGAATTCTCCATGGATCATGACTACCTAGCAGCATGAGTGTGTGTGTTCTGGTGCATCAATCATTTCATCTCATATCATATCACTTGCGTTGCATTGTATTGGTTATTATACTTTATACCATTATTTATCTATTTGGCTGAGATTATTATTTTAAGCTTACTTGCTTAATTTACTGAATTCCTATTAATTATAACTATCTTGTTTGTTTACCTGTTTTGATTATcaatatatgttattgctaTGATTTTGAGAAGCGTGAAGATAGTCATGGAAATACCAACCCTCATCATCGCTTCATTTAAGGTCGATCAATAATGTTATTGAGTATACATATTTTCGTATTCACTTCAGACTTGTTGCACCTTTTTGTGTGCAGATCTTGTTTTGAGTTAAGAGTGTTGGTGATAGCTTGAAGTATTTGGAATGAACTGCTAGTTGTTCCCCAACACTAGActccttttttgtttatttatttcttacttttcttttgaaTGGACGTAGTACTTACTGATTAACTTGAAATCTTACTTTAAAAGCTCTTGTACTTGTGACATCAGATTTTGGGTGGCATTTTACTCTACTTTACACGACACTTTCTATATTATAAATGCTTgcttgatttttaatttttactatcAGTTTTTCTCTTTACCTCCAtgttttaaaattgttaaaataaatttagtgtAATTGGTTCGATTATGAGGTTTGGGTAGGTGCTATCACGACTTTGGATTATTGGATCATGATTGTTACTTTGGGAGTAAGGATCAAAGATTTATtacttaaaaagaaaatttcaaaattttactaCTTCGGGagtaaatttcaaaattttcactaCTTCAAAAGTAAAGCTTAAAATATTTCGAATATTTCTTCGCAATTGCTCTACTTCTTCTGGAAGTAAGTCGTGCGTAGCTATACGCTTTGCTAAATATTATCACAATTACTTCAAGGAATATATCtagatttatatatttataaataattatcattCTTTGGGTGGAACATaatcatatcaatatgatgtaCCTTAATCACATCAAATTGTGAGAGTTTAGTACCTCTTTTAAGATATTGCTACTTCACGGATAAATCAAGTTATGCATATAATAGCGGAATAAGATTTgtatagatttttaaaaaaaaattaaatctataaaaattatactgaacatattattattgttgttattatatctttaatttcaattgtAATTGTAACAAGCTTATGAAAATGTTACCAGTTCTGGTGGTTATAGACATAAACAAATTTAGTTAACAAGACATAAAATAGAACTATGATAGTTATCGTTAGCATAGCAAGATTAAAAGCCATGGagtaatatataatttactcacatgactttttttaaaactaatcctatttatttttcaaaaaaaaaaaactcacatggCTTTCCCTTTTGACTTGGCAAAAGTCATTGCAAGTCTCAGTGGAATATCCTTGGCACtttcaagttaaaaagtgaaattaatgaaaatcaggtaaatagaaatattactttttattgAGAAGAAAATAATCACCAAAACAATGATTGCAATAGAGATTAATCTTGTCTCTCAATCATAATTATATGCTTCATTCAAAGTAAATACTCAAGATAATAAAATCTCATGTTGATAACAtgttatataataataataataataataaggtcAAACACATATGTAGACCCTTAAATTTGttcctaaatttcattttgatactccaactcaaccttgttccattttaacccttcaactccaatttttatgttccattttggtACTTCTAAGTGATGTGGCAGAGAGTGTGCATCACACATTCTCTAAGAGAGTGAAACACaaagaaaaagtattttttaaaagaataataaaagattatccttcaactctatttcttttatgtaccatttaacacaaaatgctaattttatgatttctttatttctatatatgttattgaactgcaattttgcattttaaaaattgaCGATCatctgttaattattgtaaaaaattaaaattgacggattatcattgtttttttttattaaaaaagtaGCAATTTCTTGTTAAgagttttcctatatttttgcgtgaaaaataaccgacgaaagtgcgtcgattttctttcttaaaaaaatcaatgacaaCCCAACGAAGTCTATcgagtttcaacatttttttatagtgttattaattagcaatgaacatgagttttttttactcgtatttagttgaatgaaaaattagaaagccGATATCTGAGTTAGTCCAAGTAgactagatatgaaaaaaaaatgtgatgttacttaaattaactaattgtttttttaaaaaaaaaaactcaacacACTTTCGTCGATTattttttcacacaataatGTACAGAAActctaaataattttatttttaaaaaaaacgatgttcattcattattttttaacacaaTAATGGCATGTGAAGTACACACATCCCACTTTGTTGATTCGTTGGAAagaagtgccaaaatgaaacataaaaattgcagttgaagggttaaaatggaacaaggttgagttggagtgccaaaatgaaatttagggacAAGTTTAAGAGTCtgcatatgtgtttggcctaataataataataataataatatgatgatgatgatgatgataataataataataataataataatacaagacAATAAGAGATGTAATTAAAAAAGCTGAGCTAAAGACAAATTTTATTTCTCTTGAAATTGAGATCTTCAGACAACTCTCccccctttttttctttttcgcaAATAGGAAGTTTCGAATCCAATTTGCATATTATAAAGGATTACCAGATATAACATAAAATTTCTCCACCTATTCCTTCTAGTCGCACCTCTCGGTCTATCATTATACCTCGAGAAGTAGAAAGAATTACAATCCCCATTCCACCTAAAATTCGCGGAATTCGTTGATAATTAGAATAGATTTGTAGACCAGGACGACTGATtcgttttaaatttaaaatatttctatagGGTCTTTTCCTATTCCTTCTATGTCGCAGGgttaaaaccaaaaaatatttgttgttttcTCGATGTTTTCTCACGTTTTCGATAAAACCCTCTTGTAAAAGTATTTGAACAATATTTTCGGTAATATTAGTAGATGCTATTCGAACCACCCCTTTTCGATCCATATCAGCATTTCGTATAGAAGTTATTATCTCAGCAATAGTGTCCCTGCCCATGATGAACTAAAATTATTGGGGTCTCCAAATTTGATATAATCAACGtgttttttacttatttatttttgaatatgatATGAATTATAAAAGATATATGCGTGAGACACAATCTACTAATTAATCTATTTCTTTCAAATACCCCACTCGAAACAGATCACAATTTCATTTTATAATACCTCGGGAGCTAATGAAACTATTTTAGTAAAATTTAATTCTCTCAATTCCCGGGCGATTGCACCAAAAATTCGAGTTCCCTTTGGATTTCCTTCTTGATCAATAACAACTGCAGCATTGTCATCATATCGGATTATCATCCCGTTGTCACGTTTGAGTTCTTTACAGGTACGCACAATTACAGCTCTGACTACTTCTGATCTTTCTAGGGGCATATTTGGTACTGCTTCTTTGATCACAGCAACAATAACGTCACCAATATGAGCATATCGACGATTGCTAGCTCCTATGATTCGAATACACATCAATTCTCGAGCCCCGCTATTATCCGCTACATTTAAATGGGTCTGAGGttgaatcatttttttaatccgTTCTTTGAATGCAAAGGgcgaagaaaaaaaaaagaaatatttttgtcNGCTGCCACTGGTATCGTGACCAGTGGCTTCAGTTTTACCATAttataaactaaaatttgataGATTGAGGTAGAGGTAATTAAATATATGGTGTAGTATATTATATGAATTACATTAAAGTTATGCTAATGGGAGGAATTAAGACTTCCCCTTAGGTTTGAACTTTAGGAAGTTAATTATAGAAttaggtgagtttttgggtaTAGGAGGGACATAGagtaatatgagtgtttataggcttgttaacttacaaattatgcatatatacttgatagattggaaaggttCGGAGACATTGAGGAAAGGAAAGGCATTGGAGAAGTAGCTTGCCAGACGTcagttcttcggtggaggtaggttatggtttgttctatttgatagataaactcttaatagcgatcgatatgcattgaatgatattgtgaagttctctatgtacttgactGTCTGATTATGTGGCatggttgtgtggtttgtgattggtctaaaatcctgagaccgtgagatttataatctgaaaacctttctatcgaagtgatgccttgaataaagaaggttTGATGTGatattattaatgaattgaaaagtggcgataataaatgataaattaataatattattggatcggagtgtcacgttccgacatgatatttttggatcagagtgtcacgttccgacacagtatttttggatcggagtgtcacgttccgacacggtattattggatcggagtgtcacgttccgacatggTATAATTGGATCagagtgtcacgtttcgacacggtaacattaaaggaaaaagatattgaattaacttaatgtacttAATCTCAATGAACACATTTCCCAAACGAGTGTGATGTGGAGGCATGAGACTTCgtgtgtgtgcttgatattgtgattgattacgtacttgcttcaactgtcacttgttcatgttgttgtttcttatcacctgctaagtgctatagttgactttatactattattcattgtgtattagtttctattttgggttggccgatgatacctactcagtacatgttgccccgtactgagccctacttgtatttttctttgttttcttttgtggagtgcagcgAGTGTACCAGCGAATTTGACTCGacctcagctctagccagtcaCAGCATATCAGGTTTAAGGGTGAGCTATTTATTCGAGCTTGTGTTGGATTCTCTCGGTCATGACTTGATGTCCATAGTTTTCGGAcacaaattactttatttcatttattttggtgtctttaatactcttagCCTTAGTATTTAgagattagatgtccttgatgtgatgactttcagattttggggataatatgtaatagactttagaagtttatttgattggttactttaataagtGTTGGAGCTTTCGCGTTATTGTTGATATTCATAGTTGAATTATTGGTATATGTTGGGGTTTAGATTCCTTGGTCCGcccacttaggaggttaagtgtgggtgccactcatgacgcaatttgggtcgtgacaagtacACACATCCCACTGTTGATTCTTTGGAAAGAAGTgccaaaatggaacataaaaattgCAGTTGAATGGTTAAAATGCAACAAGATTGAGTTGGAGtaccaaaatgaaatttagggacAAATTTAAGAGTCtgcatatgtgtttggcctaataataataataataatgatgatgataatgatggtgatgatgatgataataaaaataataataatagtaataataataataaaatcataataataataaaaaaaatatatatatatacaagacAATAAGAGATGTAATTAAAAAAGCTGAGCTAAAGACAAATTTAATTTCTCTTGAAATTGAGGTACAAAATGAATTCGTTTAGCTTTATATTTATGAAGAAATAAAGTTATTGCGAGACTTTTCAGAAAGCTATTGGAAGACTTTTACATAAGTAATTACCCTGTTTGAGCTATTTGTAAGTTTGCTGCTTAAGTTTTTTTGATaaagttactacaaaaaattTTAGGAAGCTGTCTACCTGAGCTACTTGCTTCATACtaaaattctttaaataaaTATCCACTAGTGTATCTATAAcatgttttaaattatatttttgttttacaaTTGATCTAGTGAATCTATTATTTTTGGTAAACTGGAAAATGAAGTATGtgattttattactatttttttgttggatattacATTGAAAAAGATATgtcaatatttttgttaatttaattaaaaagcaattgttgaaattttgagttGACTTCCACAAGTTCAATTGCCAATGCAGCAACTTGTATTGACCCAGTCTAGTCTACTATTAACAGATGCGTCATTAAATAACaactatttcaaaattcaacaacttgAAATGATGACATAAATTGAAAAGTAAGAAGATACAAAGAAGAACATAACGAAATACATATGAGAAGGACACATTGAAATTTCCAACTATTCCCTCATTTATTAGACACAGAGCTAAAGTTGTTTTTTTCCCCGGTATTGATTTGcccgattaaatttgaatttgcgcCGGGATGTCCTACATTCGAAGGTAAAGCGCTGCCCAACAAAGGTGACTCCATATTCAAGGAAAATTAAATCCGAGACTTCTGATTAAGAATGAATGAGTACTTGCCACTCTACCACAATCCTTGTTGGTGAGCCAAAGTTATTATTCTTCTTTGACATTCTAttttcttagtgttggctaaaAATGTCTAATTCCAgcttaccaaaaaaaaaagtcttattCTAGATGatggaaatattatattatatcacAACTTATTAAAAGTCGTTCATGCTTGAAATTTGCTTGCAAAatcatttcttatttttttcttgtattgggattgaaaacttgaaatataGTGTCAATTTTgtttcataaaataataatttagctAACTTGTTTAAAGTTTCATAGAGGGGTATGAATTTCTTTCGTTTGAGTTTATTTCTTAAATGGTTAATTGAGTTATAAAAATTACTCTGTAAAATAACTTTTTGTACTTTTTtaggaaaattaataaaatcatcCTAGAATGTACATGTTTCTTATAATAATTACAGTACGGTGTCTTTGAATAATCTAATTTACAAAACAGCGAGTAAGTATAGAGATTTTTGTATTTAAGTATAATATACACATAATATACGTCATTAGTGtatagatttttatattttaaacatattgataaatatatttggcTGAACTATACTGTAAGTTTCATATCCCCAAATATTATCCATTCCATGGAGAGAAAAATGGCACTTAAAATAGCTGAAGCAGCTAATTAGATTGCTACGTTTGAAGCAGTGACGCCATTCTTTTTAGGTTAGAATAGTGTTTTTGATGTGTTGAAATAGGGATGGTAATGGAGTGGTAGGGTGCGGACCGATGTGGGTTTCAGACAACGCGGGGTGGTGCGGGTTTTATATTGTGCGGGGTGTTTTTCTAAATTGTTGTGGGGCAGGATGAATTGTGGGTCTATGTGGGGTTAAACCTCGTAAAAAATGATATTGACCTATTTTCgtacatttattttttgaaaactaaatTTTATCATTTCTTTACGTAATTACTGACCTATTTTCGTACATCTACAAAATTTCCCCTTATTGACAAGTGAGAGGGAAAATTTATTGGATCGTTGCGATTGCGGATCGaatatttaatttcattatCTACATTTATAAACAACTTCAATGTTTAATTGAAAATCTTGAAGATTTCAAAACATTTATCTTAAGAATCCTCCCAAAGTAATAAACCATTGCAATTGGGTCGTTGTCATTACGAGTTGGATGTCTATATTTATAAGTAGTTTTAAcgtttaattcaaaatttgttgaAGTTTTCAAAACATTTCTCTTAAGATATTGCCAAAGTAATAAACCATAGGAAGATATCATATGTGATCCATGAacttccattttttattttatttttaaaaaaatgcatcTAAGTTTCGTAactattttatacattttgaaCTTTTCAAACATAGCGAACTAAAACATCTGAATAGCTAAAGGAAGAAAAATCAATCGAGAAAACCCTTTTAAGACGGGATAGGGAGATTGATGAAATAAAAACCTAATAAAAACATTGAAACAATACGAACGGCTAAATTCTTATAAGTAGATGGATTATATGTAGGAtgacaaacaaacaaacaaaaacattgAAGATAACAATAGTTAAAGACTGATTGTTTGGATGAAAACTAAGTAGATGAATTTGGAAGTTTGATGAAAACATTAAACATAACATCTTTAATCAATTGTTGTTGGATAAAAACTAAGTAGAGCTCAATGTATGTGTGCAAAAACTGGTTTAACCAATTaaatccaagaaaaaaaataacactatTGATTTATTGGTATTGAATTATTGGTTCAATGTtcaattttgtgattttggGTTATGATTAAATTGATAATTCAATAAGATTATACTGAAATTGCTATTTTACTCCTAAATATATAACAATGACTTTAATATTTTACTTAACcctattttctaaaattttagtATTACCTTCGGCCGTAGTAGACAACAGAAACTAGCCTCCCTGCCTCTCTATTGCGGCATATTTTCACTTATCTACACGAATTAGTAATTACCTTCAGTCATCTGAATTTTAGATTTGATTGTGACAAACATTTAATGTTGTTTCTGCAATTTATTGCACAGGTCTTTAGATGAAATTCAAACAATTTTGtatgaaacaaaataaactaaTGCAGAAATTTGTGTTGCACTTCTatttttactatcatttttaatttatgaacaTCGTGTATATATATGATCATATCAACATTTTCTTATCAGTTAAACCGAAAACCAAGCTATTAAAGATCAAAATCTGATAATAAATATCTTATTAGTTTGACTATCTATTTAGTGTGTTCACAAATCGAAATACAATAAACGTTGTGTCACAAGGATGACAAAATCACTGCTTGACTTGGAACTTTTCTGCAATGCGTATGATGGTTTAACATACTTGAAGAGGTCCTAAGTCAACTAACTCATAGTCAAGTCAATGAGTGTACCCATGCCTCATACCTTCAAAAACTACAGATAAGAAGCATTCAATTTACTTTGGAGGTATCA
The DNA window shown above is from Solanum stenotomum isolate F172 chromosome 6, ASM1918654v1, whole genome shotgun sequence and carries:
- the LOC125869311 gene encoding 50S ribosomal protein L14, chloroplastic encodes the protein MIQPQTHLNVADNSGARELMCIRIIGASNRRYAHIGDVIVAVIKEAVPNMPLERSEVVRAVIVRTCKELKRDNGMIIRYDDNAAVVIDQEGNPKGTRIFGAIARELRELNFTKIVSLAPEVL